Proteins co-encoded in one Ruegeria sp. HKCCD4315 genomic window:
- a CDS encoding epimerase — translation MPQSVLILGATGRFGRNAALAFRNVGWTVHSFDRTRDTLEQAARGVDVIVNGWNPSYPDWARLVPGLHQQVIKVAEETGATVLVPGNVYVFGPEAPGPWYGGTPHKARNPLGRVRIEMEEAYRRSTARTIILRAGDFIDTCASGNWFDQVMIKHLAKGRLVYPGNPDIPHAWAYLPDLAHAAVLLAEKRHELPRFCDVPFEGYTLTGSQIARALSRVTGRSIAVKPMQWWPLHLARPFWRMAPHLVEMRYLWQVPHQLDGTHLTELLGAVPQTDLDVALCSAIPTQLVAPPPATRSVGGGLLKAANN, via the coding sequence ATGCCACAATCTGTACTTATTCTGGGGGCCACAGGCCGATTTGGTCGCAACGCCGCGTTGGCGTTTCGCAATGTGGGGTGGACCGTGCACAGCTTTGACCGAACGCGCGATACGTTGGAACAGGCTGCGCGCGGAGTGGACGTTATCGTCAATGGCTGGAATCCATCCTACCCCGATTGGGCGCGTCTCGTGCCGGGGCTGCACCAACAGGTGATTAAGGTGGCAGAGGAGACCGGGGCAACCGTTTTGGTGCCGGGAAACGTCTATGTCTTTGGACCTGAAGCACCGGGTCCTTGGTATGGTGGAACACCGCACAAGGCGCGCAACCCTTTGGGTCGTGTCAGAATAGAGATGGAGGAAGCCTATCGCCGCTCGACCGCGCGTACCATCATTCTGCGTGCCGGGGATTTCATTGACACATGTGCCTCGGGCAACTGGTTTGATCAGGTCATGATAAAACATCTTGCCAAAGGACGGCTAGTCTACCCCGGCAACCCTGACATCCCGCATGCATGGGCCTATCTGCCCGATCTTGCCCATGCCGCCGTGCTGTTGGCCGAAAAGCGTCATGAGTTGCCCCGGTTTTGCGATGTCCCATTCGAAGGTTACACCTTGACCGGATCACAGATTGCACGCGCGCTGTCGCGGGTCACAGGACGGTCAATAGCTGTGAAGCCAATGCAGTGGTGGCCCTTGCATTTGGCTCGACCATTTTGGCGTATGGCCCCGCACCTGGTTGAGATGCGGTATCTTTGGCAGGTGCCTCATCAGTTGGACGGCACGCACCTTACCGAGTTGCTGGGCGCGGTGCCGCAGACTGATTTGGATGTTGCCCTGTGTTCTGCGATTCCAACGCAGCTTGTAGCCCCACCGCCCGCGACCCGGTCCGTCGGCGGCGGTCTGTTGAAAGCTGCCAACAACTGA
- a CDS encoding redoxin domain-containing protein, translating into MLTPGNPVPALKIETVAHGRFDLEADKGENGTLVIQYRGLHCPICIKQMTEVEAALDDFAALGVEVIMITTDTAERAAETAEKAGAKRLRVGHSLPLAAAREDWGLNISTKREGSAEPDLFAEPGHFYIAPDQTLYYAWQQTTPFGRPSMADIAGGLKFTLGNNYPARGTYTGPL; encoded by the coding sequence ATGCTGACACCTGGAAACCCGGTTCCTGCGCTGAAAATCGAAACCGTGGCGCATGGCCGCTTCGATCTTGAGGCGGACAAGGGCGAAAACGGGACTCTGGTGATTCAATATCGCGGGCTTCATTGCCCGATCTGCATCAAGCAGATGACCGAGGTCGAGGCGGCGCTGGACGATTTTGCGGCGCTGGGCGTCGAGGTCATCATGATCACAACCGATACCGCCGAACGTGCCGCCGAAACAGCCGAGAAAGCCGGGGCAAAACGACTGCGCGTGGGTCACAGCCTGCCATTGGCCGCCGCGCGCGAGGATTGGGGTCTGAACATCTCGACCAAGCGCGAGGGCAGCGCCGAGCCGGACCTTTTCGCAGAGCCCGGTCATTTCTATATCGCACCCGATCAGACGCTCTATTACGCGTGGCAGCAAACCACACCGTTTGGGCGCCCTTCCATGGCGGATATTGCGGGTGGTCTGAAGTTCACACTGGGCAACAACTACCCTGCGCGCGGGACTTATACAGGGCCGCTTTGA
- the leuB gene encoding 3-isopropylmalate dehydrogenase, producing the protein MSNPSLLILPGDGIGPEVMAEVRRIIDWFSTNRGLQFEVSEDLVGGAAYDAHGKPLSDETMAKAQEVDAVLLGAVGGPKYDDLDFSLKPERGLLRLRKEMDLYSNLRPAQCFDALADFSSLKKDIVAGLDIMIVRELTSGVYFGEPRGIFEEGNERVGINTQRYTESEIERAARSAFELAMRRNKKLCSMEKANVMESGILWREVVNRVAADYPEVELSHMYADNGAMQLVRAPKQFDVILTDNLFGDILSDCAAMLTGSLGMLPSASLGAPMANGRPKAMYEPVHGSAPDIAGEGKANPIACILSFAMALRYSFDQGEEADRLEAAIEKVLADGVRTGDLLADEGVTPVSTTEMGDAILAALDASV; encoded by the coding sequence ATGTCCAACCCCTCGCTCCTCATCCTGCCCGGAGACGGAATTGGCCCGGAAGTTATGGCCGAAGTGCGCAGAATCATCGATTGGTTCAGCACCAATCGCGGTCTTCAATTTGAAGTGAGCGAGGATCTGGTCGGCGGTGCCGCCTATGACGCCCACGGCAAGCCGCTGTCTGATGAGACGATGGCCAAAGCGCAAGAGGTGGACGCGGTTCTGCTGGGCGCTGTTGGCGGCCCGAAATACGACGATCTGGATTTCAGCCTCAAGCCCGAGCGCGGGTTGCTGCGCTTGCGCAAGGAGATGGACCTGTATTCGAACCTGCGCCCGGCCCAGTGCTTTGACGCGCTGGCCGATTTCTCGTCGCTGAAGAAGGATATCGTTGCCGGTCTGGATATCATGATCGTGCGCGAGCTGACCTCGGGCGTCTATTTCGGCGAGCCGCGCGGCATCTTTGAGGAAGGCAATGAACGCGTCGGCATCAACACTCAGCGTTACACCGAATCCGAGATTGAACGCGCCGCACGCTCGGCCTTTGAACTGGCCATGCGCCGGAACAAAAAGCTGTGCTCAATGGAAAAAGCCAACGTCATGGAATCCGGGATCCTGTGGCGTGAAGTCGTAAATCGTGTCGCCGCCGACTACCCCGAGGTTGAGCTGAGCCATATGTACGCCGACAACGGCGCCATGCAGCTGGTACGCGCACCCAAGCAGTTCGACGTTATCCTGACCGACAACCTGTTTGGTGACATCCTGTCCGACTGCGCCGCGATGCTAACGGGCTCTCTGGGCATGTTGCCTTCAGCCTCGCTGGGCGCTCCGATGGCCAATGGCCGCCCGAAGGCAATGTACGAACCGGTGCACGGCTCGGCCCCGGATATTGCGGGTGAAGGCAAAGCCAACCCGATCGCCTGTATCCTCAGCTTTGCCATGGCGCTGCGGTACAGCTTTGATCAGGGTGAAGAAGCAGACCGCCTTGAAGCCGCAATCGAGAAAGTTCTGGCTGATGGTGTCCGCACCGGCGACCTGCTGGCGGATGAAGGCGTCACACCGGTGTCTACCACCGAAATGGGTGACGCGATCCTGGCAGCTTTGGATGCCAGCGTCTAA
- a CDS encoding HdeD family acid-resistance protein, producing the protein MSDWIKWLLLGLLSIAFGIFVLGAPIVASVAVTVVTGALLLISGALQVVGGFTVEGTGNKILSLIMGAVMLFLGWSFLDHPLQGTLTLATVMLILFMAGGIARVILSFQMKGTQFFWPTMISGILSIILAGIIWSYVGQEPQALLSILGIFLGIEMLFNGFGLVFMAFFVKNAPKDETKEA; encoded by the coding sequence TCCATAGCGTTCGGCATCTTTGTGCTGGGCGCGCCAATTGTGGCGTCTGTGGCCGTTACGGTCGTGACAGGAGCGTTGCTTCTGATCTCGGGCGCCTTGCAGGTTGTCGGCGGTTTCACCGTTGAAGGCACCGGCAACAAGATCCTGTCGCTCATCATGGGTGCAGTCATGCTGTTTCTGGGCTGGTCCTTTCTGGATCACCCGCTGCAAGGCACGCTGACGCTGGCGACCGTGATGCTGATCCTGTTCATGGCAGGCGGCATCGCGCGGGTCATTCTGTCGTTCCAGATGAAAGGAACACAGTTTTTCTGGCCCACGATGATCTCGGGCATCTTGTCGATCATCCTTGCCGGTATCATCTGGAGCTATGTCGGGCAGGAGCCACAGGCATTGCTGAGTATACTGGGGATCTTCCTGGGCATCGAGATGCTGTTCAACGGGTTCGGATTGGTCTTCATGGCGTTCTTCGTCAAGAACGCACCCAAAGACGAAACAAAAGAAGCTTAA
- a CDS encoding dihydroxy-acid dehydratase — MAKNPVLIDDHPGRNSQAYGIARELGTDEDLIHAPSVGVVGTKGDSQCYLGVQPKVEAIHAALRDQIGKDAGKIAMRLVQPEYSIATSDGIRNGTREMRYSLIGREVTNDVFSEHLSASGLGGTIAVVACDKPPVGTLAALLEHNQPAIMMSDGSIHPSKDPETGEMLDIIAAYQVAGSEDAAYRKRIACLACPGIGSCGGIFTYNTMQTFIGVVGMQPLHMVAPPSDDPRRMAEFPSQLVGYLAKLIENGTRPRDIVGRDSLRNALTVAMAIGGSTNVVLHAPEIARAAGYANFWKDIVTPEEFNEWSQKIVPVLTDARPYGRYSMVDIDRVGGVQVIVKELIDAGMVNGDAPTCTGETLAEQVERLGAAAPDGTVIYPVSAPFKETGGLRLLGGNLSPEFSAILKLAGVERGLEDNVFRGKARVFEGEARLLEMLDTNPMGFEDNDMIIVRYEGPSGAPGMPEMLDATARITTLCRERGITVALMTDARFSGGSVGLVIGHVGPEAALGGPIALVEGGDEIIADLNLNELNAPVLDDPNVVAERKARWEAEVAGNGGVHPNCGTADTRLLHRMRSSAVPAVRGGGMHPDRELWVNTPREPQLSGFLPTNRSRS; from the coding sequence GTGGCTAAGAATCCTGTACTGATCGACGACCATCCTGGACGCAACTCTCAGGCTTATGGCATTGCGCGCGAGCTTGGCACGGACGAGGATTTGATCCATGCGCCCTCTGTTGGGGTTGTGGGCACAAAAGGCGACAGCCAGTGCTATCTTGGCGTGCAGCCCAAAGTCGAAGCAATACATGCAGCACTGCGAGACCAGATTGGCAAAGACGCAGGCAAGATCGCCATGCGTCTTGTTCAGCCCGAATACTCTATCGCGACATCTGATGGCATCCGTAATGGAACGCGCGAAATGCGCTATTCACTCATCGGGCGCGAAGTGACCAACGACGTGTTTTCCGAACATCTCTCAGCCTCCGGCTTGGGGGGCACAATTGCCGTGGTGGCATGTGACAAGCCACCGGTTGGTACGCTGGCTGCTTTGCTTGAACACAACCAGCCTGCGATCATGATGTCCGATGGGTCCATTCATCCTTCGAAAGACCCGGAAACCGGCGAAATGCTGGACATCATCGCCGCCTATCAAGTCGCCGGGAGCGAGGACGCAGCATACCGCAAACGCATCGCCTGCCTTGCCTGCCCCGGCATCGGATCGTGCGGCGGGATTTTCACCTACAATACGATGCAGACCTTTATCGGCGTTGTGGGCATGCAGCCATTGCATATGGTGGCACCGCCTTCGGACGACCCGCGCCGCATGGCAGAGTTTCCGTCGCAGTTGGTAGGCTACCTTGCCAAGTTGATTGAAAACGGCACGCGACCCCGCGACATCGTCGGGCGCGACTCACTGCGCAACGCGTTGACTGTTGCGATGGCAATCGGCGGCTCGACCAACGTGGTTCTGCACGCGCCCGAGATCGCACGTGCAGCAGGTTACGCGAATTTCTGGAAAGACATTGTCACGCCAGAAGAGTTCAATGAATGGTCTCAAAAAATTGTTCCGGTCCTGACAGACGCACGACCCTACGGCCGCTATTCGATGGTGGACATCGACAGGGTCGGCGGTGTGCAGGTGATCGTCAAGGAACTGATCGACGCTGGCATGGTCAATGGCGACGCGCCGACGTGCACTGGCGAAACTCTGGCGGAACAGGTCGAACGTCTGGGCGCTGCCGCACCGGACGGCACGGTGATCTATCCTGTGTCAGCACCCTTTAAAGAAACGGGTGGCCTGCGCCTTCTGGGCGGTAATCTGTCACCGGAATTCAGCGCCATTTTGAAGCTTGCAGGTGTCGAGCGCGGACTTGAGGACAACGTGTTCCGAGGTAAAGCGAGGGTGTTCGAGGGCGAAGCCCGCCTGCTTGAGATGCTCGACACCAACCCAATGGGATTTGAAGACAATGATATGATCATTGTGCGATACGAAGGGCCGTCAGGCGCGCCGGGCATGCCCGAGATGCTGGACGCTACAGCACGGATCACGACCCTGTGCCGCGAACGGGGGATCACGGTGGCTCTGATGACCGACGCGCGTTTTTCGGGCGGATCGGTCGGGCTGGTCATTGGGCATGTCGGGCCAGAAGCGGCACTGGGCGGACCTATTGCTCTGGTCGAAGGCGGCGACGAGATCATTGCCGATCTGAATTTGAACGAGCTGAACGCGCCGGTTTTGGACGACCCGAATGTAGTTGCTGAACGCAAGGCGCGCTGGGAAGCCGAGGTGGCTGGAAACGGCGGCGTCCATCCAAATTGCGGTACAGCGGATACCCGCCTTTTGCACCGGATGCGGTCATCTGCCGTGCCCGCTGTGCGCGGTGGCGGTATGCACCCGGACCGTGAGCTGTGGGTCAACACGCCTCGTGAGCCACAGCTCTCAGGGTTTTTGCCGACAAACAGGTCGAGGTCATAA
- a CDS encoding transglycosylase domain-containing protein, producing MTESKRQKPRLVADKRYPSKGRKPSAPKRPSGKKSTARKTTTRKTTRKTKRKRSGGNGGGFFRRLFRWIWRLIWGLTWRVGAIVVALIALAVGIVYTTLPDVDALLDGRARGSVTLLDRDGKVFAWRGDQFGGVITADTVSPHLKNAVIATEDKRFYRHFGVSPRGVASAVRINLSEGRGPLSGHGGSTITQQTAKLLCLGEPYDPSEWESEAAYEADCRQGSLWRKAKEAVYAMAMEVKYSKDEVLTIYLNRAFLGAGARGFEAASQRYFGKSAAEVSPAEAAMLAGLLVAPTRYAPTNNLQRSQDRARLVIGLMEDQGYLTAAQASEARTRPAELSEAAAARAGGYFADWVMASGPEFFTRNTTEDVVIRTTLDQRIQTSAEEALKFIFQEKVREGSEAQAAIVVMSADGAVRGMVGGRKTRVSGAFNRATQALRQTGSSFKPFVYATALELGYSPLDTVIDEPYCVNIPGSGQWCPKNYTNKFYGQVTLADALMNSLNIPAVKVAEISGLDNVRTVASGFGIASDLAQGPALALGASESTLIEMTGAYAGILNGGSAVEPYGLTELKLLGDDTPVMVTTTGIGERVINDAAAKQLTWMMERVVSEGTGGRAKLPGWQVAGKTGTTQAARDAWFIGFTADYVTGVWMGYDDNTPLSGVTGGGLPAEIWKETMLRVTEGMTPTPLPMMAPEPPVQVAQPQPRRRGGGFAEDINNLLRNIFGGN from the coding sequence ATGACTGAGTCCAAGCGCCAGAAGCCGCGATTGGTTGCGGACAAAAGATACCCGTCCAAAGGGCGTAAACCGTCGGCGCCCAAGCGCCCGTCGGGTAAGAAATCGACTGCGCGCAAGACCACCACCCGCAAAACAACGCGAAAGACCAAACGCAAAAGATCGGGTGGAAACGGAGGTGGGTTCTTCCGTCGTCTCTTCCGCTGGATCTGGAGGCTAATCTGGGGTTTGACTTGGCGTGTGGGGGCAATAGTAGTCGCGCTGATCGCCTTGGCGGTCGGCATCGTCTATACAACTCTGCCCGACGTGGATGCCTTGTTGGACGGGCGCGCGCGCGGGTCAGTGACCTTGCTGGATCGCGATGGCAAGGTTTTTGCCTGGCGCGGGGATCAGTTTGGCGGGGTGATAACAGCGGATACAGTCTCGCCCCATCTGAAGAACGCGGTGATCGCGACCGAGGACAAGCGATTCTATCGCCATTTCGGTGTCAGCCCGCGCGGTGTGGCCAGTGCCGTACGCATCAACCTAAGCGAAGGGCGCGGGCCGTTGTCAGGCCATGGCGGGTCAACCATCACCCAACAGACAGCCAAGTTGCTGTGTCTTGGAGAGCCTTATGATCCGTCTGAATGGGAATCTGAAGCTGCTTACGAGGCCGATTGCCGCCAGGGCTCGCTTTGGCGCAAAGCCAAGGAAGCCGTTTACGCCATGGCGATGGAGGTCAAATACTCCAAGGACGAGGTTCTGACGATCTACCTGAACCGGGCCTTCTTGGGTGCAGGCGCGCGCGGGTTCGAAGCGGCCAGCCAGCGGTACTTTGGCAAATCCGCAGCCGAAGTTTCCCCTGCTGAGGCCGCGATGCTGGCCGGTTTGCTGGTTGCTCCCACGCGTTATGCACCGACGAATAACCTGCAACGATCTCAGGACCGGGCACGGCTTGTGATCGGTCTAATGGAGGACCAGGGCTATTTGACCGCAGCACAAGCCAGCGAAGCACGCACCAGACCGGCCGAGCTTTCAGAAGCTGCCGCTGCGCGCGCGGGCGGCTATTTCGCGGACTGGGTCATGGCAAGCGGGCCCGAGTTCTTTACGCGCAACACCACCGAGGATGTAGTGATCCGAACCACTCTGGATCAGCGTATCCAAACCTCCGCTGAAGAAGCGCTGAAGTTCATCTTTCAGGAAAAGGTGCGCGAAGGGTCCGAGGCGCAGGCCGCGATTGTCGTGATGTCTGCGGACGGTGCAGTGCGCGGCATGGTTGGTGGACGCAAGACGCGGGTTTCAGGTGCGTTTAACCGGGCGACACAGGCGTTGCGTCAGACAGGATCGTCTTTCAAACCGTTCGTCTATGCCACCGCGCTGGAGCTTGGGTATTCACCTTTGGATACCGTGATTGATGAACCTTATTGCGTGAACATTCCCGGTTCAGGTCAATGGTGCCCCAAGAACTACACCAACAAGTTTTATGGGCAGGTGACGTTGGCAGATGCGCTGATGAACTCTTTAAACATTCCGGCAGTGAAAGTAGCCGAGATTTCGGGTTTGGATAACGTCCGCACCGTCGCAAGCGGCTTTGGTATTGCCAGCGATCTGGCGCAGGGTCCGGCCTTGGCGCTGGGCGCGTCGGAAAGCACGTTGATCGAGATGACCGGAGCGTATGCCGGTATTCTGAACGGTGGGTCGGCAGTAGAGCCTTATGGCCTGACCGAACTGAAGCTCTTGGGTGATGACACGCCTGTCATGGTCACAACGACCGGTATTGGTGAGCGGGTCATCAACGACGCTGCCGCCAAACAGCTGACCTGGATGATGGAGCGTGTGGTGTCCGAAGGCACCGGCGGGCGTGCCAAGCTTCCGGGTTGGCAGGTGGCAGGCAAGACCGGAACAACACAGGCCGCGCGGGATGCGTGGTTCATCGGCTTTACGGCTGATTATGTAACCGGCGTTTGGATGGGGTATGACGACAACACACCATTGTCTGGCGTAACCGGGGGCGGGCTGCCTGCTGAAATCTGGAAAGAGACCATGCTGCGTGTCACCGAAGGGATGACGCCCACACCTTTGCCGATGATGGCACCGGAACCACCAGTTCAGGTTGCGCAACCACAGCCCCGGCGCAGGGGAGGCGGCTTTGCCGAGGATATCAATAACCTGCTGAGAAACATATTCGGCGGCAACTAA
- the leuD gene encoding 3-isopropylmalate dehydratase small subunit, whose amino-acid sequence MEKFEKVHGVAAPMPLINIDTDMIIPKVHLKTIKRSGLGVVLFDEMRYHDHGGENEDFVLNKPAYRQTEILVAGDNFGCGSSREHAPWAIKDFGIKVVISTSFADIFFNNCFKNGILPIVVEEEHHAILMEDAHKGENARMTVHLEDQQITTSDGVVIEFDIDPHRKHCLLNGLDDIGLTMEKDHHIDKFEDHASQARPWV is encoded by the coding sequence ATGGAAAAGTTTGAAAAAGTCCACGGGGTGGCCGCCCCAATGCCATTGATCAATATCGACACGGATATGATCATTCCCAAAGTGCACCTGAAAACCATCAAACGGTCCGGCCTGGGCGTCGTTCTGTTTGACGAAATGCGCTACCATGATCATGGCGGCGAAAACGAAGATTTCGTTCTGAACAAACCCGCCTATCGCCAGACCGAGATTCTGGTCGCTGGCGATAATTTCGGCTGCGGCTCTTCCCGCGAACACGCGCCCTGGGCGATCAAGGATTTCGGCATCAAGGTTGTGATCTCGACCAGCTTTGCCGACATCTTCTTTAACAACTGCTTCAAGAACGGCATCCTGCCCATCGTGGTCGAGGAAGAGCATCACGCGATTCTGATGGAAGACGCGCACAAGGGTGAAAACGCCCGCATGACCGTTCATCTGGAAGATCAGCAGATCACCACTTCGGACGGAGTGGTGATCGAATTCGACATCGACCCGCACCGCAAGCACTGCTTGCTGAACGGTCTGGACGATATTGGCCTGACAATGGAAAAAGACCACCACATCGACAAATTCGAAGATCACGCCAGTCAAGCCCGTCCCTGGGTCTGA
- a CDS encoding LysR family transcriptional regulator — MDKALTHADWSLIQSFLAVAETGSLSAAARQLERSQPTLGRQIQTLEAELEVSLFERHARGLKLSDVGHQLLPMAQQMHTAMNAFSMTAAGQSQQLDGTVRITASVFASNHILPPILAHIRQQEPAIQLELVATDATENLLFREADIAVRMYRPEQMDILTRHLGEISLCFCAAKSYLDRAGRPTSPEEVFQHDLVGFDADDRIIASMQERGWNVGRDAFATRCDHQTVYWELIRAGCGLGFSQIQVAEADPLVEILDIGVEIKKMPVWLAAPQAMRQTPRIRRVWDLLAEGLKASL; from the coding sequence ATGGACAAAGCCCTTACACATGCCGACTGGTCCCTGATTCAAAGCTTTCTGGCGGTGGCCGAAACCGGATCCCTTTCTGCCGCAGCCCGACAGCTGGAGCGCAGCCAGCCCACATTGGGACGACAGATTCAAACCCTGGAAGCCGAGCTGGAGGTTTCTCTTTTCGAACGACACGCAAGAGGGCTAAAGCTAAGCGATGTGGGTCATCAATTGCTGCCAATGGCGCAACAGATGCACACGGCAATGAACGCCTTCAGCATGACGGCAGCTGGTCAGTCGCAGCAGTTGGACGGAACGGTGCGCATTACCGCGTCGGTCTTTGCATCGAACCACATCCTACCGCCGATACTGGCCCATATCCGGCAACAGGAACCTGCGATTCAGCTGGAACTGGTTGCCACGGACGCCACCGAAAACCTGCTGTTCCGAGAAGCCGATATTGCCGTGCGCATGTACCGCCCCGAGCAGATGGACATTCTGACCCGACATCTGGGTGAGATCTCGTTATGTTTTTGCGCCGCCAAAAGCTATTTGGATCGCGCAGGTCGCCCGACCTCGCCTGAAGAAGTGTTCCAGCATGATCTGGTGGGGTTTGATGCGGATGACCGCATCATTGCTTCGATGCAGGAAAGGGGTTGGAACGTTGGGCGCGATGCCTTTGCCACCCGATGCGACCACCAGACCGTGTATTGGGAATTGATCCGGGCAGGCTGCGGACTGGGATTCAGTCAGATTCAGGTGGCCGAGGCCGATCCTCTGGTCGAAATTCTGGATATTGGGGTCGAGATCAAGAAAATGCCGGTGTGGCTGGCCGCGCCGCAAGCCATGCGCCAGACCCCGCGTATTCGCAGGGTCTGGGATCTTTTGGCCGAAGGACTCAAAGCCAGTCTTTGA
- a CDS encoding endonuclease/exonuclease/phosphatase family protein codes for MIRALVLFLLPFAAQAEVVRIATYNTELSRKGPALLLRDIGRDDPQVLAVVSVISAARPDIIALQGIDWDLEGAAIQALSQKLRNAGVDYGYFYAARPNAGLETPLDLDGDGRTQGPGDAQGWGQFTGQGGLAILSRYEIVTDEVLDFSELLWQDLPGAVLPFVDDHPFPSETAHKTQRLSSTAHWVVPIDTPFGRLDLMTFHAAPPVFDGPEDRNGLRNRDEIRFWSVLLNGDLGPVPKDPFVIAGDANLDPSRGEGHKQAIHTLLENPVVQDPLPTDPTGSTATVDWKATGEMRVDFVLPSRDLRVLDSGVLWPKEDAPLREYADQASRHRLVWVDVTLP; via the coding sequence ATGATCCGCGCACTTGTCCTGTTTCTGTTGCCGTTCGCGGCGCAGGCAGAAGTCGTGCGCATCGCCACCTACAATACCGAACTTAGCCGAAAAGGCCCCGCGCTTTTGCTGCGGGACATTGGCAGGGATGACCCGCAGGTTCTTGCGGTTGTCAGTGTAATTTCAGCTGCACGACCTGACATTATCGCCCTACAAGGTATCGACTGGGATCTGGAAGGGGCCGCGATCCAAGCCTTGTCCCAGAAACTGCGCAATGCTGGTGTAGATTATGGCTACTTCTATGCTGCGCGGCCCAACGCTGGCTTGGAAACACCGCTGGATCTGGACGGCGACGGTCGCACACAAGGCCCCGGTGACGCGCAGGGTTGGGGCCAATTCACCGGACAGGGCGGGCTGGCGATTCTATCCCGTTATGAAATCGTAACCGACGAGGTTTTGGATTTCTCTGAACTGCTTTGGCAAGATCTTCCGGGCGCGGTTTTACCCTTTGTGGATGACCACCCCTTCCCGTCTGAAACAGCGCACAAAACGCAACGCCTGTCTTCAACCGCGCATTGGGTGGTGCCCATTGATACCCCGTTTGGGCGGCTCGACCTGATGACCTTTCACGCGGCGCCCCCGGTTTTCGATGGGCCAGAAGATCGCAACGGTCTGCGCAATAGGGATGAGATTCGGTTCTGGTCCGTCCTGCTGAACGGCGATTTGGGACCGGTTCCCAAAGATCCCTTCGTCATCGCCGGGGATGCCAATCTGGACCCGTCGCGCGGCGAGGGCCACAAACAGGCCATTCACACCCTTTTGGAAAATCCCGTTGTACAGGACCCATTGCCAACAGATCCAACAGGGTCAACCGCAACGGTCGACTGGAAAGCCACGGGTGAAATGCGCGTTGATTTTGTTTTGCCGTCCCGCGACCTGCGTGTCTTGGATTCAGGCGTTCTATGGCCCAAGGAAGATGCACCGCTGCGGGAGTACGCGGATCAAGCAAGCAGGCACCGGTTGGTCTGGGTCGACGTCACACTGCCGTAA